The DNA segment ATAACAATTCTGAATCCGGCGAATAGAATTTTAAGTCCGAATCTAAAGCTCCACACGGCCGCCGCGCTGTGAGGGGCTTTTTTTAAGGTTACATCATTTAAGAGTTCTTACGGAGCTGAATAATTCAATATTCGCAAGAAAAGTCATCGTCTGTCCCAGTCGATCTGCTGTGAATACTTCGAAAGATATGAATTCTTTTTTGTTATGGAACAAGCCACATAATCCCTCCTCATCTCTTATATAATATACTCAAGGCGTCTGTCCCCGGTCTGCTTTTGCTGGGTGGCAGGCGAGAACGGGTATAGAAAGAGGGAGAGGCTTAATGGTAATCTCACTTCGAAAATGTCTGCAAAGCGTAAAGTTTGTGGCAATTTTTCTAGCTCTGGCTTATTTGTTGTACAAGGTGATGGGGGCATTCGGCGGATATTTGTTCCCGCCAGATAAATACCGTATTCCCGATGGCGCCGCCGTTAAGGCGTTTCAGACGGAGGGAACCGGTGGAAAGGGCTTCGAATATATGGCTAATCGCTTAAAGCTATTTTATTGGTACGGGGAATAAAGAAGAAATACAAGAAAGAATTGGGGGGCGCGAGTCTTGGAACAATATGTTGCCCCATTTATGGGTTATTTAACGGATCATAAAAGGTTGAGTACGGCGACATTGGAATGTTATAAAAGAGACATTGAGCAATTCATCGGTTATTTGCGGGAGCGGGAAATTGTAGAGCCAGGCCAAATGACCAAGGCAGGCGTGAAGCTGTATTTTTCAACGTTAAGCAAGGCGGGCAAGGCTCCGGCCACGATCGCCCGGTCCTCAGTTTCCTTGCGTGCTTTTTTTCAATATTTGCAGCAAGAACGACTTATCGATCATGATCCTGGACATTGGATTGAGTCGCCTAAAATCGACAAGTCTGCACCGCAAACCTTAACCGTGGAGGAAATTGATCTACTGTTGGACAGGCCCGACACTTCGCAAGCACCCGGATTACGAGATAAAGCCATGATGGAACTGCTTTACGCCACGGGCATTCGAGTTTCCGAGTTAATTTCCTTGAATGTTCAGGACGTGGATACTTCGATGCGGTACGTCCGTTGCTCGGGCGGGAAGGAAAGAATTATACCTATAGGTACCCTTACGGCGAATTGGGTTCAGCGATACTTAGAGGAGAGCCGTCCCCGCCTATTAGGAGAGTCTGCCGCCGATGTGCTGTTCACGAACGCGAGAGGAGATCGTCTTACCCGCCAGGGCTTCTGGAAAATCGTCAAGAAGTACGGGAAAGACGCTGGTATCGAGACCGATATTACCCCGCATACGCTTCGTCACTCCTTTGCCGTGCATTTACTGGAAGGCGGTGCAGATGTGAAGTCGGTGCAGGAGATGCTGGGCCATACGGATTTGGTCACGGTGCAAATGTATTTGAACAAAACGAAAACCAATTTGAAATCTGTTTATGAAGCTTTTCACCCTCGTGCCCGAACCCAGGCATCAAAATCATCTGCGGAGTGAGATTTCGTGGAGATTATCAATAATAACCATAGTGATTGAAATGAACCTTGCAAAGGAGATCAAGTATAATGACAACGACATTAACAAAAGGAATGATTCAGGAAGCTGCGGATTATATCCGCTCGAAATCAAGCGTAACGCCGAAGCTAGGACTAATACTCGGCTCAGGTCTAGGAGTACTCGCTGAGCACATCGATGATGCTGTAAGTATCGCTTATCAGGATATCCCTTACTTTCCACAGTCAACGGTAGAAGGACACGCAGGCGAACTGCTGATCGGCTCCGTGCAAGGCACACCTGTAGTGCTGATGAAGGGACGCTTTCATATGTATGAAGGCTACGGGCCGGAGCTAACCGCGTTTCCGGTGCGGGTCATGAAAGCGCTTGGCGTATCCAGGCTGCTTGTAACGAACGCGGCCGGAGGGATAAATACATCTTACGAGCCAGGCGACTTAATGCTGATCTCGGACCATATAAATATGACGGGCAGGAATCCGTTGGTGGGGCCGAATGATCCTGAGCTCGGTGCGCGCTTCCCTGATATGTCGGAGGCGTACAGTCGCAAACTACGTGAGATTGCGAGGCAAGTTGCTTATGAAAAGGACATTCCGCTTCAGGAGGGAGTGTATGTCGGCCTCCTAGGCCCTTCTTATGAGACTCCGGCAGAAATTCGCATGTTCCGTACTTTAGGAGCAGATGCGGTGGGCATGTCCACCGTATCTGAGGTCATCGTGGCGAGACATGCGGGTATCGAGGTATTAGGTATTTCCTGCATTAGTAACATGGCTGCCGGTATTCTTGATCAACCGCTTTCCCATGAGGAAGTCATTGAGACGACGGATCGGGTACGGGAGAAGTTTTTGAACCTCGTGTTGGGAATTATACCGAAGCTGTAAACCGTAATAGCTCTTAATCAATAAAGCGATTTAGTGGCGTTTCCAAATGATCTATATTTAGATCTTCGGAAGCGCCGTTTTTTTATTTTAGCAGGAATATATTGGCTGTGTTTCGCCGATACTAGGTTAGCAGAATCCAATATTTTGTAAAATCTGTTGAAGGAGGACTACTCTTGAGCAAGCGGTTGTTAATTTGGAGTATCGCAGTGCTGCTTACCTTTTCAGTCTGGCCAGGGGCCATCTCTGCCGCTCCGAGCGGGGTACATGAGGAAGGGGATACGCTGCTAGCGGATAGTGCAAACTCTGCGATTTTAATGGATGCCGACACCGGTACGATTATTTATGAAAAGAAAAGCCATGAAAAGCTGCCGCCAGCCAGTATTACGAAAATTATGACGATGCTGCTGACGATGGAAGCAATTGAAAAAGGAACTTTGAAGCTGACGGATAAAGTTACAACAAGTGAATACGCAGCATCCATGGGCGGTTCGCAAATATTTTTGGAAGCCGGAGAGCAGATGACCGTTGATGAACTGCTCAAAGGTATTGCGATGGCATCCGGCAACGATGCTTCCGTGGCGATTGCCGAGAAAATTGCCGGTTCCGAGAAGGCCTTTGTGCGTCTGATGAATGAACGGGCTGCTGAGCTTGGGATGAAGGATACGCTATTCAAAAACTGCAATGGGCTGCCAGTAGAGAATCATTACAGTTCTGCCTATGACATTGCAATCATGAGTCGGGAACTGCTGAAACATCCAGAGGTTACGAAATATACTGGGGCTTATCAGGACTATTTGCGTCAAAATACGCAAAAGCCATTTTGGCTTGTTAATACGAATAAGCTGGTTAGGTTTTATAGCGGCGCCGATGGTTTGAAGACAGGGTATACGTCCGAGGCGAAGTTTTGTTTGGCGGCTACTGCGCAAAGAGACGGGTTGCGGTTGATTGCGGTCGTGCTCGGGGAACCCAATACAAAGACGCGGAATAGCGAGGTTTCCGCAATGTTCGATTATGCCTTCTCCCAGTATACTCTGCTGCCGATCTACAAGGCGGGTGAAATGATCGGGAAGGTTAAGATTCAGAAGGGACAGTCTTCACTGCTGGAGCTGTCCGCTGCGCGCCAATTAAATGTGCTGGTCAATAAGGGAGCAAGCCCGGGCAGCATCACACATAAGCTGGAGGCCCCTGAGAAGCTGGCTGCTCCTATTAAGAAAGGGCAGAACATTGGGAAGCTAATCGTATATCAGGATGATAAGGTGATCCGAGAATTCGAGCTGCAGGCGCCAACCGATATTAATAAGGCAGACTGGTGGACGATGTTTAAGCGCACGGCCTCACACCTCTTTTTTGTAGATTAATAGGTTTTTTCTTCTAGTTTTGTCAAGGAGAAGGAATTCGCGGCAAGCTTATAGAATTGTTGTGTTCATGTCAGGGAGGAGAGTGAACAGACGTGAATTTACATGTGGAAATGGTAAGACACCGTGAGACGCTCATTGTGCGTTTAAGCGGGGAGTTGGATCATCATACGGCCGATGATGTCCGTATGCGAATGGATGAAGAAATTGCACGGGGGGATTGCCGCCATCTTGTGCTCAGCCTGAAGTCCTTGCAATTTATGGACAGTTCCGGGCTTGGAGTTATTTTGGGCAGGTACAAGCTGATCAAGCACAAAGGCGGAAAAATGGTGCTGTGCGACGTAAATCGTTCCGTTTATCGACTGCTCGAAATGTCGGGGCTCTTTAAGATTATGAGTATTGTCGAGAACGAGAGCGCCGCGCTCTCTGAATTGGAGGTCGCATTATGAGCCAAGCCGCCAACAATTTTATGTCGTTGCAGTTTGCCGCAAGGTCGGAAAATGAGTCTTTTGCCAGAGTGGCGGTTGCATCGTTTGTATCGCAGCTTGATCCAACCATGGATGAAATTACAGATCTTAAGACGGTCGTGTCTGAAGCCGTGACGAACTGTATTATTCACGGATACAACAGTGACCCTGAAGGGGTTGTCATGATTTCCGCCCATATTGAAGGGGACACGGTTACTTTAGTGATTGAGGACAAGGGACAAGGAATAGAAGATGTAGAGCTTGCGAAGCAGCCTCTTTACACGTCCAAGCCGGAATTGGAGCGTTCGGGCATGGGCTTTACGATCATGGAGAATTTTATGGACGAGTTCGACGTCACGAGTGAAATGGGTGGCGGTACGTCCATTCGGATGAAGAAGAGGATTGTATCGAAGAAAGCTTTATATAATTAGGGGTTGGATCTATGGATGCTGATGTGAAGCAAACCTCAAGAGAGTTTTTGGGTGATGCCGAAGTGAAGCGGTTGATCGCTCTGAGTCAATCCGGAGATCATGGTGCTCGTGATCGGCTTGTAAACTGCAATATTCGGCTCGTCTGGTCGGTAGTACAGCGGTTTTTGAATCGGGGGTATGAACCCGAGGATTTATTCCAAATCGGCTGTATCGGCCTGCTGAAATCAGTGGATAAATTCGATCTCAGCTATGACGTCAAATTTTCCACGTATGCTGTTCCGATGATTATCGGTGAAATCCAGCGTTTTTTGCGGGATGATGGGACGCTCAAGGTCAGCCGCTCACTCAAAGAAATGGCGAACAAAGTACGCAAGAAGAAGGATGAATTGTCAAAGGTGCTGAATCGACTCCCCACTGTCAAAGAGGTTGCCGACGAACTCGGCTTGACACCGGAGGATGTTGTATTTGCCCAAGAAGCCAATAAACCGCCAACCTCGATTCATGAGACGGTATTTGAGAATGATGGTGATCCGATTACCTTGATGGATCAAATTGCGGATGAGTCGCAGGATCGTTGGTTCGATAAGCTGGCGCTCCACGAAGCTATTCATGGCCTGTCTGATCGAGAGCGATTGATCGTATATTTGCGCTATTTCCGTGATCAAACTCAGTCTGAAGTAGCGAGCCGGCTCGGAATTTCCCAGGTTCAGGTATCCAGGCTTGAGAAAAAAATACTGCAAAATATCCGTGACCAGATTGCTCAATAGTAAGATTGTTCCATAAAGCCTACAAGACCATTTTCAAGAGCGGCTGTCGGTTAATCCGAGAGCTGCTTTTTGCTGTTTGTATAGACGCGCAGTAGCTGCCGCTTTTCATTCACCACGAGTAAAGCCTCCTCTCTATTGGCATACTATGGTCAATTCGTCCTGAAAAGAGGTGTTAGGATGAAACAGAGCCCCGTTATAATCTATTTGCAGCTGCGGAAGCATGTTAAGCTTCCTATTGGCCAGGCTGTACGCCTTCGCGATATAGCGCGCGTTCTAACCGATGCGAAGCTGGAACCAAATCTTCTGGATGTCGTGATCAAAAAGCCCGAGGAGCAAGACGGTAATTTGGTTCTAATCGATATGCTTCAGATTATAGCGAGTATCCAAGCCCGCGCCCCGGCTATGCAGGTGGAGTATATCGGCGAGCCTCAGGTGCTCGTAGAAATGGTCAGGCCGGGCAAGAAACCGTTGTTTCTATTGTTTATACTCGTTTGGCTGCTCTTATTCTTCGGTTCGGCGCTAACGATTATGAATTTTCATGCCGATGTGAGCATGCAGGCGGTTCAAGTCCGCATTGTCGAGATGATTACCGGCGAACGAGATGAACATCCTTACTTATTTCAGGGAGCTTATTCTATTGGTATAGGATTCGGGATGGTCGTGTTTTTTAACCATTTGTTCAAGAAAAAATGGAATGAAGAGCCCACTCCACTGGAGGTGGAAATGTACCTGTATCAAGAAAATCTGAATCAATTCGTGATTTCCGAGGAATATAAGAAGATGTATCGAGCGGCAGAACGGGGTGAGAAGGAGCCGTGATCTCCCCTTGGTCGGCGGTGGTGTTTATTTTCCTTGGCTTGGCTGGTGGTATAGCGGTTGGAGGTGGAATCATTGCTCTTTTCATTGTACTTGATGTCATTCCGAGGCTGGCGCAAATAACGGGCTCTTATGACAAGGTGCATTGGTATGAGGGAGCAATGGTCAGTGGAGCCTTGATCGGTACGGCGGCTGATTTTTATCAGTGGCACTTTCACGGACCGTGGCTGCTCAGCGGTATTATCGGCTTGCTGAACGGCGTGTTTATCGGCTTGCTCGCAGCAGCATTGACCGAGGTGCTTAATGTTTTGCCGATTCTCGCTAAGAGACTTCAAATGCAGCATTATTTGTTCGGGTTACTTCTTGCTATGGTATTCGGTAAAGTAGCCGGCTCATTATTTGAGTTTTTTGTGTATTCCCCTAAGTAGAGGACATCTTGATATGAACGCATGCAGGGAGGTAAAAGTATGACGGATCGGGAGCAAAACGGATTTACGCATAATGAGCAGCATCCACCGGATTTTTTTCCTTATCCGGAGGGATATTCCGTCGAGGAGACGGACAGCGTGGACGAAGAGAAAGGAAAGAGGGACGAGGAGCTACGGAAGGTAAAAATTGAACGTGAACGCTCGGACTCTGTTGAGGAGTCGGTTGTCTATTGGCAGAAAAGCAGTCAGATCAGCGAGGAGTTAGATACAACGAGGAAGACTTTGGAGGAGGTCGTAGGTCTAGGCAAAAGCTTTGATGTCGATTTTCGAGAAATGACATTTGGCGATACGCGAACGGGATTGTTTTTTGTCAGCGGTTTTGCGAAAGAGGATATACTGCAGGAAATACTCAAAAGATTAACTTATTTGTCTCCTGACAATTTGTCCTCTGGTGCTTTGCAAGCCTTTTTTGATCTCTATATCCCGCATATTCAGGTAAAAAAAATCGATAAGCTATCTGATGTCATATTGATGGTATTAGGCGGGATGAGCGCTTTGTTTATTGAAGGAGAGCGGGAAGCTTTAGTGATGGATACTCGTTCTTATCCGATACGAAGTCCTGAAGAGCCTTCGCTCGAACGCGTCGTTAGAGGCGCTCGGGATGGTTTTACAGAGACCTTGCTCACGAACGTTACGTTAGTGCGTCGACGTCTTTGCGACCCAGGTCTAATCTTTGAAATGCACAAAGTAGGACGCCGAACCCAAACCGCGGTTTGCATCGCTTACATCGATGATATTGTAGATAAGACGCAGGTCGAAGCTATACGCGACAAGATTACCTCGATCGATATCGACGGCATTCCGCTTGCGGACAAGCAATTGGAGGAAGCGATTGTACGCAAGGGCTGGAATCCCTATCCACTCGTTCGATATTCAGAGAGACCGGATGTCGTCGCTTCGCATATAATGGAAGGGCGGGTAGTGATATTTAGTGATACATCACCCAGTGTAATTATTTTGCCGACTACATTCTTTGATTTATGCCAGCATGCGGAAGAGAACAGACAGACGGCATTTATGGGGACATATTTGCGCTGGGTGCGTTTTATCGGCATTCTTGCTTCGTTGTTTTTGCTCCCCCTATGGTTGCTGCTGGTTATCCATCCGGAAATGAAGCCGGCTATGATGTCGTTTATCGGCCCGCAGGCTAATGCGAAAATTCCGCTGATCGCTCAATTCCTATTAATTGAATTTGGGGTAGATTTACTACGAATGGCCGCTGTACATACGCCAACGCCGCTGGCTTCGGCCATGGGTCTGATCGCAGCGATATTAATTGGGGATATTGCCGTCAAGACGGGATTGTTCGTCAACGAAGTAGTTCTGTATATGGCTGTAGCGGCAATAGGGATGTTTGCGACGCCGAGCTATGAGCTGGGGCTTGCCAATCGGGCTGTTCGATTGGGTTTGCTAGTCGCCGTAGCGATCTTTGGCGGATCCGGATTTGTAGTAGGTGTAACAGCGTTTGTTATTTGGCTCACCCTAAGACGCTCCTATAACACCTCCTATCTCTGGCCGTTTATTCCATTTAATGCAAAGGCGATGGCAGCGATATTATTCCGTATGCCGGTCATGACATCCAAGCAAAGGCCATCGATCAATAAAACAAGGGATCGTACGCGAATGCCGCGCCAGGAGTAGTTAAATAGGTTGTCTGATAAAAAATACAAATGATCATCGTAAAAATCCATTTTTCAGTTCACCTAATGTTTGTTATACTGGTGTAAAAATTGAAAGTGGAGAGTGCTAAATGTATTTACATGGTACTAGTAAAATTAATGCCAAAGGGCATCTTGAAATCGGCGGTTGCGATACAGTCGATTTGAAGCAGCAGTATGGTACACCGCTCTACATCGTTGATGAAGCACTTGTACGGCAAAGATGCCGCGAATATATGGATGCATTCAAGCAATCGGGTCTTACATTTCAGGTAGCTTATGCGAGCAAGGCTTTCTGTGTGATGGCGATGTGCAGATTGGTGGAGGAAGAGGGGCTGTCGCTGGACGTCGTCTCTGAAGGAGAACTGTACACGGCACTTCAGGCTGGTTTTCCGCCGGAGCGCATTCATTTCCATGGCAACAACAAGACGCTGGATGAACTGGAAATGGCCATTTCCGCGGGTATTGGCTGCTACGTCGTGGATAATTTCACGGAGCTGCATATGCTTCAGGCTGTAGCCGCTGAGAAGGGAATCGCCGTGAACGTTCTGTTGCGTGTAACACCGGGCGTGGAAGCGCACACGCATGAATTTATTTCTACGGGACAGACCGATTCAAAATTCGGTTTTGACATCGGCAATGGCTCAGCTAAAGAGGCTGTCGAGCTGGCTTCCGGCAGCTTGAATCTTCGTTTGCTCGGAGTGCATTCGCATATCGGTTCGCAGATTTTTGAAGTGGAAGGCTTTGAACTGGCCATTGAGCGCGTAGCTCGTTTTGCGAGCGATGTTAAGGAAACGCTAGGTGTCGTTTTCAAGGTGATTAATCTAGGTGGGGGCTTCGGCATTCGCTATACCGGCGATGACCAGCCGCTGCAAGTGTCCCAGTACGTCAAAGCGATTACGGACGCGGTCAAGAAGCATTTTGCTGAAGTTTATGCGCAAATTCCGGAAATTTGGGTAGAGCCAGGCCGCAGTATTATCGGCGATGCTGGCACCACGCTATACACCGTCGGTTCCACGAAAGATATACCAGGCGTGCGCAAATATGTCGCTGTTGACGGCGGGATGACCGATAATCCGCGCCCGGCGCTTTATGACTCCAAGTATGAGGCGATGCTGGCGAACCGGGGAAATGACCCCCATGAAGAGACGGTATCGATCGCCGGCAAGTGCTGCGAGAGTGGGGATATGCTCATTTGGGACCTGGAGCTGCCTAAAGTAAACCAGGCAGATTTACTGGCTGTATCCTGCACAGGGGCTTATAATTATGCAATGGCCAGCAACTATAATCGCATTCGCCGTCCAGCCGTTGTCTTTGTCAAGGACGGGGCCAGTGATGTTGTCGTCAAGCGCGAGACGCTGGATGATATCATTTCCTGCGACGTTATTCCCGAACGTATTTCCAAGCAGCCATCATTTAAATAAGCTCGATAGTTCCGCTGCCAAAATTGGTGGCGGATTTTTTTGCTCATCGCTCAATTTCATAGTAAACTGTAAGAGGTTTGTCTTACTGAGAATAGAGAAGGAAGTGATCCGATATGAAAAAAGGCAAGATCGTACTGGAAAAAGGCGGAGAGGTAGAAATTCAATTTTTGCCGGAAGAAGCGCCGGGAACTGTAGCAAACTTCGAGAAGCTGGCTAATTCTGGATATTACAACGGACTGACGTTCCACCGTGTTATCCCTGGTTTCGTGGCTCAAGGCGGCTGCCCAACTGGTAATGGCACAGGCGGCCCTGGCTACACCATCAAATGCGAAACGGCAACGAATACGACCAAGCACGAGCGTGGAGTGCTCTCCATGGCTCATGCGGGCAAGGATACGGGCGGAAGCCAGTTCTTTATCGTTTATGAGCCACAGCCGCATTTAAACGGTGTACACACGGTGTTCGGAAAAGTAACCTCCGGCATGGAGCTTGTGGACGAAATTCGTCCTGGCGACAAAATGAAGGAAGTTACCGTTTGGGATGAAGCTTAATTTAAGCGAAGCTTGAAGAAGAGTGGCATCGATCGAGAGATCGGTGTCATTTTTTATGAGGATGAGGAGGGTGGGGGGAGGGTGAGGGTGAGAAATAGCGTAGACAGTAATAGAAAAGAGAGAGCACAAGATGAGCATCTTCGTTCTCTCCCTAGAAAGAATCAAACAGGCAGCTACGGATTACTTCTGAGCGTCCGCGGCCTCGTCTTTAACCTCTTCGCGGAAGCCTCTGATACTTTGCAGGCGTCGTTTATTTTTAGCCTCAATTTGGGCTTTCTCATCGCCGCTGATTTCATCGGCATGCTCGCTTAAATAATCCTGTCCCTCGCGGAAATTTTCGATGGTATCCTGAATGGCATCCTGTAACTTTTCCACGTTATCGGAACGATCGTCCGGCTTGGCCATATTAATTACCTCCTTGTCAGTATGTTATTTGTAATTTTCCCGCTGACGAATGCTTTTATGCACACTAGGCCACATGGTTTATTTCTCTGCAAATAGTCCTGCGTGAAACAGTAAGGTCATCATGTTGCAAAAGTCTTGGCTCCGTACGTGGACACTATTTAATACAATACAGGGTTTCTGTTTTTACCCTTCATTTATCTAGCGCATCTAGGGTTGGTTGAGCGTGAGCTGGAACATGCGGCAGGGTCGCTTCGCGCATTAAGCTGGTCACTTGCCCTTTAAGTTCATTTAAAGCCTTTTCATGCCGTCATGGGTTGTTTCATTGTTCCTTTATTTTAATTGTGTTTTTCTTTACCTTTAAGCATGGCGATTTTTTCTTTAATGAATTCTGGAAAAGGAAGCTCTAGCCGTCCATAATTTTCGGCCAGTGAAATAATTTCATTGGCATACCAGAAATAAATACTGCCGATCATGACGGCGTTCGTATTCATCACGATGTCTACATGGTGAGCAATTAACACGGCAAGAAGCATTAAGCCTTTCTTGATCAGTCCCCAGAATGATGCAGCACTGGCGATGCCTCGGCCCTCCTTCAAGCTGGCGAGGATGCCTGTGATATAGTCAGAACCCATTAGAATAATAAGTAATGTCATAGCTGGACTCCAACCTCCATATGTTTGAGCGATAAAACTCCCGATCACGCCAAATATGCCATAGAATCCAATTTCTTTAGCGGTCAGTGGCTTGAGATAGGCGAAGATCAAACCTTTGATCTCGAGTAATTTGGTATAGTTGTTCATTAATCCATCCCCTTCAGTGTAAAAAGTGGAAGAGACCTCTTATGGCAAGAAGTCTCTAGAAACTTACAATATATATACATACCCCTGAGAATCTCCATTAGGATCGTCAATGACAATCCGACTCATTAAGTCGCTAGCCCATTTCACTCGCACCCTGATTCGGGAAGGCTGATCGAAACAGATATGAGTAGGAATAGAGATTCGGCATGGAATATAGGCCGAGATGACATGGATGGTTGCAGGCAAGGTTGCCTTTTCAAATACCCTGATATGGGCAGGAAGGTCCTTATTTTCA comes from the Paenibacillus lentus genome and includes:
- a CDS encoding stage V sporulation protein AB — encoded protein: MISPWSAVVFIFLGLAGGIAVGGGIIALFIVLDVIPRLAQITGSYDKVHWYEGAMVSGALIGTAADFYQWHFHGPWLLSGIIGLLNGVFIGLLAAALTEVLNVLPILAKRLQMQHYLFGLLLAMVFGKVAGSLFEFFVYSPK
- a CDS encoding spore germination protein, which codes for MTDREQNGFTHNEQHPPDFFPYPEGYSVEETDSVDEEKGKRDEELRKVKIERERSDSVEESVVYWQKSSQISEELDTTRKTLEEVVGLGKSFDVDFREMTFGDTRTGLFFVSGFAKEDILQEILKRLTYLSPDNLSSGALQAFFDLYIPHIQVKKIDKLSDVILMVLGGMSALFIEGEREALVMDTRSYPIRSPEEPSLERVVRGARDGFTETLLTNVTLVRRRLCDPGLIFEMHKVGRRTQTAVCIAYIDDIVDKTQVEAIRDKITSIDIDGIPLADKQLEEAIVRKGWNPYPLVRYSERPDVVASHIMEGRVVIFSDTSPSVIILPTTFFDLCQHAEENRQTAFMGTYLRWVRFIGILASLFLLPLWLLLVIHPEMKPAMMSFIGPQANAKIPLIAQFLLIEFGVDLLRMAAVHTPTPLASAMGLIAAILIGDIAVKTGLFVNEVVLYMAVAAIGMFATPSYELGLANRAVRLGLLVAVAIFGGSGFVVGVTAFVIWLTLRRSYNTSYLWPFIPFNAKAMAAILFRMPVMTSKQRPSINKTRDRTRMPRQE
- a CDS encoding stage V sporulation protein AA, with product MKQSPVIIYLQLRKHVKLPIGQAVRLRDIARVLTDAKLEPNLLDVVIKKPEEQDGNLVLIDMLQIIASIQARAPAMQVEYIGEPQVLVEMVRPGKKPLFLLFILVWLLLFFGSALTIMNFHADVSMQAVQVRIVEMITGERDEHPYLFQGAYSIGIGFGMVVFFNHLFKKKWNEEPTPLEVEMYLYQENLNQFVISEEYKKMYRAAERGEKEP
- the sigF gene encoding RNA polymerase sporulation sigma factor SigF codes for the protein MDADVKQTSREFLGDAEVKRLIALSQSGDHGARDRLVNCNIRLVWSVVQRFLNRGYEPEDLFQIGCIGLLKSVDKFDLSYDVKFSTYAVPMIIGEIQRFLRDDGTLKVSRSLKEMANKVRKKKDELSKVLNRLPTVKEVADELGLTPEDVVFAQEANKPPTSIHETVFENDGDPITLMDQIADESQDRWFDKLALHEAIHGLSDRERLIVYLRYFRDQTQSEVASRLGISQVQVSRLEKKILQNIRDQIAQ
- the spoIIAA gene encoding anti-sigma F factor antagonist, whose translation is MNLHVEMVRHRETLIVRLSGELDHHTADDVRMRMDEEIARGDCRHLVLSLKSLQFMDSSGLGVILGRYKLIKHKGGKMVLCDVNRSVYRLLEMSGLFKIMSIVENESAALSELEVAL
- the tlp gene encoding small acid-soluble spore protein Tlp, with the translated sequence MAKPDDRSDNVEKLQDAIQDTIENFREGQDYLSEHADEISGDEKAQIEAKNKRRLQSIRGFREEVKDEAADAQK
- a CDS encoding peptidylprolyl isomerase encodes the protein MKKGKIVLEKGGEVEIQFLPEEAPGTVANFEKLANSGYYNGLTFHRVIPGFVAQGGCPTGNGTGGPGYTIKCETATNTTKHERGVLSMAHAGKDTGGSQFFIVYEPQPHLNGVHTVFGKVTSGMELVDEIRPGDKMKEVTVWDEA
- the lysA gene encoding diaminopimelate decarboxylase, translated to MYLHGTSKINAKGHLEIGGCDTVDLKQQYGTPLYIVDEALVRQRCREYMDAFKQSGLTFQVAYASKAFCVMAMCRLVEEEGLSLDVVSEGELYTALQAGFPPERIHFHGNNKTLDELEMAISAGIGCYVVDNFTELHMLQAVAAEKGIAVNVLLRVTPGVEAHTHEFISTGQTDSKFGFDIGNGSAKEAVELASGSLNLRLLGVHSHIGSQIFEVEGFELAIERVARFASDVKETLGVVFKVINLGGGFGIRYTGDDQPLQVSQYVKAITDAVKKHFAEVYAQIPEIWVEPGRSIIGDAGTTLYTVGSTKDIPGVRKYVAVDGGMTDNPRPALYDSKYEAMLANRGNDPHEETVSIAGKCCESGDMLIWDLELPKVNQADLLAVSCTGAYNYAMASNYNRIRRPAVVFVKDGASDVVVKRETLDDIISCDVIPERISKQPSFK
- a CDS encoding purine-nucleoside phosphorylase, encoding MTTTLTKGMIQEAADYIRSKSSVTPKLGLILGSGLGVLAEHIDDAVSIAYQDIPYFPQSTVEGHAGELLIGSVQGTPVVLMKGRFHMYEGYGPELTAFPVRVMKALGVSRLLVTNAAGGINTSYEPGDLMLISDHINMTGRNPLVGPNDPELGARFPDMSEAYSRKLREIARQVAYEKDIPLQEGVYVGLLGPSYETPAEIRMFRTLGADAVGMSTVSEVIVARHAGIEVLGISCISNMAAGILDQPLSHEEVIETTDRVREKFLNLVLGIIPKL
- a CDS encoding D-alanyl-D-alanine carboxypeptidase family protein; this translates as MSKRLLIWSIAVLLTFSVWPGAISAAPSGVHEEGDTLLADSANSAILMDADTGTIIYEKKSHEKLPPASITKIMTMLLTMEAIEKGTLKLTDKVTTSEYAASMGGSQIFLEAGEQMTVDELLKGIAMASGNDASVAIAEKIAGSEKAFVRLMNERAAELGMKDTLFKNCNGLPVENHYSSAYDIAIMSRELLKHPEVTKYTGAYQDYLRQNTQKPFWLVNTNKLVRFYSGADGLKTGYTSEAKFCLAATAQRDGLRLIAVVLGEPNTKTRNSEVSAMFDYAFSQYTLLPIYKAGEMIGKVKIQKGQSSLLELSAARQLNVLVNKGASPGSITHKLEAPEKLAAPIKKGQNIGKLIVYQDDKVIREFELQAPTDINKADWWTMFKRTASHLFFVD
- the xerD gene encoding site-specific tyrosine recombinase XerD, whose protein sequence is MEQYVAPFMGYLTDHKRLSTATLECYKRDIEQFIGYLREREIVEPGQMTKAGVKLYFSTLSKAGKAPATIARSSVSLRAFFQYLQQERLIDHDPGHWIESPKIDKSAPQTLTVEEIDLLLDRPDTSQAPGLRDKAMMELLYATGIRVSELISLNVQDVDTSMRYVRCSGGKERIIPIGTLTANWVQRYLEESRPRLLGESAADVLFTNARGDRLTRQGFWKIVKKYGKDAGIETDITPHTLRHSFAVHLLEGGADVKSVQEMLGHTDLVTVQMYLNKTKTNLKSVYEAFHPRARTQASKSSAE
- a CDS encoding DUF4227 family protein; its protein translation is MVISLRKCLQSVKFVAIFLALAYLLYKVMGAFGGYLFPPDKYRIPDGAAVKAFQTEGTGGKGFEYMANRLKLFYWYGE
- the spoIIAB gene encoding anti-sigma F factor, which encodes MSQAANNFMSLQFAARSENESFARVAVASFVSQLDPTMDEITDLKTVVSEAVTNCIIHGYNSDPEGVVMISAHIEGDTVTLVIEDKGQGIEDVELAKQPLYTSKPELERSGMGFTIMENFMDEFDVTSEMGGGTSIRMKKRIVSKKALYN